The following coding sequences are from one Thunnus maccoyii chromosome 17, fThuMac1.1, whole genome shotgun sequence window:
- the mmut gene encoding methylmalonyl-CoA mutase, mitochondrial: MLTAHRACASMAARHLVRASVSSAHTHRSLIHTATPCQDQAELHAEWAGLAKKQLKGKNPEDLIWHTPEGISIKPVYTQADSVNNADELPGVFPYTRGPYPTMYTFRPWTIRQYAGFSTVEESNKFYKDNIKAGQQGLSVAFDLPTHRGYDSDNPRVHGDVGMAGVAIDTVEDMKMLFDGIPLERMSVSMTMNGAVIPVLAMFIVTGEEQGVSKAKLTGTIQNDILKEFMVRNTYIFPPEPSMHAIADIFAYTSKNMPKFNSISISGYHLQEAGADAILEVAYTIANGLEYCRTGLKAGLTIDEFAPRLSFFWGIGMNFYMEIAKLRAARRLWATLIKENFQPKNAKSLLLRTHCQTSGWSLTEQDPYNNVIRTVIEAMAAVFGGTQSLHTNSFDEALGLPTVKSARIARNTQIIIQEESGIPKVADPWGGSHMMESLTNDVYNTALKFITEIEEMGGMARAVAEGIPKLRIEECAARRQARIDSRSEVIVGVNKYRLEKEETVEVLAIDNTVVRQKQIEKLKKVRESRDPEAAKKCLTAIEECARTKEGNLLALAVEAARARCSVGEITDAMKAVFGEHKASTRMVSGAYRSEFGEHEEITLAHNRVAEFKKHEGRNPRLLVAKMGQDGHDRGAKVIATGFADLGFDVDIGPLFQTPLEVAQQAVDADVHCVGVSTLAAGHKTLVPELIKELRKLNRPDILVICGGVIPPQDYEFLYDSGVCAVFGPGTRIPQAAVEVIDNIEKSLENIRQAM; the protein is encoded by the exons ATGCTGACTGCACACAGAGCATGTGCATCGATGGCTGCCCGCCACCTGGTTAGAGCTTCTGTCtcctcagcacacacacaccgctctCTGATCCACACCGCCACACCGTGTCAGGACCAGGCTGAACTGCATGCAGAATGGGCCGGCCTGGCTAAGAAACAGCTGAAGGGAAAGAACCCGGAAGATCTGATATGGCACACGCCTGAGGGCATCAGCATCAAGCCTGTGTACACCCAAGCAGACTCAGTCAACAATGCAGATGAATTGCCAGGAGTGTTTCCTTACACTAGAGGGCCCTATCCTACCATGTACACCTTCAGACCCTGGACAATCAGACAGTATGCCGGCTTTAGTACTGTTGAGGAGAGCAACAAGTTCTACAAGGATAACATTAAAG CTGGACAGCAGGGTCTTTCCGTTGCTTTTGACCTCCCTACGCACCGTGGTTATGACTCAGACAACCCCCGAGTTCACGGAGATGTCGGCATGGCTGGAGTCGCCATAGACACAGTCGAGGACATGAAGATGCTTTTTGATGGAATCCCGCTGGAGAGAATGTCTGTTTCGATGACAATGAACGGAGCAGTTATCCCTGTGTTGGCGATGTTTATTGTGACTGGAGAGGAGCAGGGTGTCTCCAAAGCCAAACTAACAGGCACGATTCAAAACGATATTTTGAAGGAGTTTATGGTGCGCAACACGTATATTTTCCCCCCAGAACCTTCGATGCACGCCATCGCAGACATATTCGCCTATACCTCCAAG AACATGCCCAAGTTCAACTCCATATCCATCAGTGGCTACCATCTTCAGGAGGCTGGAGCTGATGCCATCCTGGAAGTGGCCTACACCATCGCTAATGGCCTGGAGTACTGCCGCACTGGTCTGAAAGCAGGCTTAACCATTGATGAATTTGCCCCAAG GTTGTCATTCTTCTGGGGTATTGGGATGAATTTCTACATGGAAATAGCCAAGCTGAGGGCAGCCAGGAGGTTGTGGGCCACGCTCATTAAAGAGAACTTCCAGCCCAAGAACGCCAAGTCTCTCCTCCTACGCACACACTGTCAAACGTCAGGCTGGTCTCTCACAGAACAA GATCCTTACAACAATGTGATCCGGACCGTGATTGAAGCCATGGCGGCTGTGTTCGGGGGAACCCAGTCGCTCCACACCAACTCATTTGATGAAGCTCTGGGCTTGCCCACGGTGAAGAGCGCTCGCATCGCCAGGAACACCCAGATCATCATCCAAGAAGAGTCAGGCATCCCTAAGGTTGCCGATCCCTGGGGGGGCTCACATATGATGGAGTCTCTCACAAACGACGTCTACAACACGGCCTTAAAG TTCATCACAGAGATCGAAGAGATGGGCGGCATGGCCAGAGCCGTGGCAGAGGGAATTCCTAAACTTCGCATTGAGGAATGTGCTGCACGTAGACAGGCCCGCATTGACTCAA GATCAGAGGTCATCGTCGGGGTAAACAAGTACCGTCTGGAAAAGGAGGAGACTGTGGAGGTGCTGGCCATAGATAACACTGTTGTACGTCAGAAACAgatagaaaaactgaaaaag GTGAGGGAGAGTCGTGACCCAGAGGCAGCAAAGAAGTGCTTGACTGCCATCGAGGAGTGCGCCCGAACCAAGGAGGGAAACCTCTTAGCCCTGGCTGTGGAGGCTGCACGAGCCAG ATGTTCTGTTGGTGAAATAACCGATGCCATGAAGGCAGTGTTTGGCGAACACAAGGCCAGCACCAGGATGGTGAGCGGAGCGTACCGCAGCGAGTTCGGCGAGCACGAAGAGATCACCTTGGCCCACAATAG AGTTGCAGAATTCAAGAAGCACGAGGGCAGGAACCCACGACTTCTGGTGGCAAAGATGGGGCAGGACGGCCATGACAGAGGTGCCAAAGTCATCGCCACTGGGTTTGCTGACCTGGGCTTTGATGTGGACATCGGACCACTGTTTCAG ACTCCCCTCGAGGTCGCCCAGCAGGCGGTCGACGCAGACGTCCACTGCGTCGGAGTCAGCACGCTTGCCGCAGGACATAAGACCCTGGTACCAGAGCTCATCAAGGAACTACGGAAGCTCAACAGGCCAGATATCCTGGTCATCTGTGGAGGTGTCATCCCACCACAG GACTACGAGTTCTTGTACGACAGCGGCGTGTGCGCCGTCTTCGGCCCAGGAACCAGGATCCCACAAGCTGCAGTGGAGGTTATCGACAACATTGAGAAGAGCCTGGAAAACATCCGGCAGGCCATGTGA